The sequence ACAAACCTGACATTTCTTGAAATAATGAACTGATTGTACCCCAAAAATATTCCAGGGAAAGCTCTGGGACTAAGCTTGTCCCTGTTTCTGGAAAGACTGGATACAAAACATAAGCACCCGAAAGgtttaagaaaattataattgGGAACAGTTCCAAATAAAACCTGATACGGGGATTTCTGTTTCAATATAGAGGATGGAAATCTATTGATCAAATATGTAGCGGTGAGAAGACAATCACCCCAAAATCTTTTAGGAGCTTGAGACTGAAATAATAAAGCTCGACATGTTTCCAAGAGGTGTCTATGCTTTCTCTCAACTACACCATTCTGTTGTGGTGTTTCCACACAAGAAGTTTGATATAAAATACCCTTTGAGTGAAAAAACTCTTTAGGATCATTCCCTGTTCCCAATTCAAATGCATTATCAGATCggatactcttaatcttgatagaAAATTGTCTTTCAATTAGAGATATAAAACATTGTAAAGTAGTGAGTGCATTAGACTTAGTAGATAAAAGAAAAGtccaagtacatcttgaaaaatcatctaCTATAGTTAAAAAATATCTTTCTCCTTTATATGTAGGAATCTTATAGGGCCCCCAAGTGTCTATGTGGATTAGTTCAAAACAATACTTTGTTCCAATGGTACTTTTAGGAAAAGATGGTTTGGTTTGTCTTTCCATAGGACATATAGAACAAGGAAACTCCATTTTTTCACGACAATTTAACTTCAGGTAATGTATGTGCTTCATAGCATCAAAATTCAAGTGTCCTAATCTATTGTGCCACAAAATAATACTGGAAGAAGCTGAATAtccaagaatatttttattgatatttctgCTGGAAAGAGCAGTAGAACCATTGCTTAAAACAATATCATCCTTTTGACAGGTTGATTTAGAAGACAAACTAGACTTAAACTCTAGATTAGAATTCAAAGAAACTGGAGATAAAGATTTCTGAGGAATAGCCTGCATATAGGATGTGTTATCCTTCATCACATAGAGGCCTGTTAAAATATCACCAAGAACCAGTTCCTCTTAAAAAAGGGGCCTGCATTGTACAGGTAGATTTAGAATAGATAACGTCACAATCAAATTGATTACACAATTGAGAAACTGAGAGTAGATTGTGTTTAAATATGGGTACAAAAAACatattatgaatttcaagttCAGGAGTAAGGTGTAGACTTCCCACACAGTCCACCTTCACCTTGCAGGAATTGGACAAAGTGACTAAAATTGGATAAGAAAGAGTTGAGACATTGTGCAGTAAAGATTTATCAAATATCATGTGCTGAGATGCCCCAGAATCTATGATCCAAATGTGGTTagtaattttagaaaagaaagaTCTAAAAGTAAAGACATGAAAACCATAATGCATACCAGCCAGATTTGTACTGGCCTCAGAAGTTGTTGTTGTAGAACCTGTTTGTACTGTTCTAAACATTTGAATCAATTTTTCACATTGCTCATTAGTGAATCCTTGATTGGTGACTATTTTATTGACAGTTCCTTCTTTGTTGAAGTCTTGTTCGATGGTTGCATTAGCTTGATAACTCCCAAAATTTTCATTTCTCTGCCAATTGAACTTAAAGTGTGCAGGATAACCAACAAATTTATAACAGTCTTCTTTGAGATGTCCACATTTCTTGCAATATTTGcaaaatagatcattctttttattcTCAGAACTTGAACTTCCTACTTGTCTCGTTGCCCTGTATTCTCTAGAATTCTTAGTAGTAGACAAATTTTGTCCAGAAATCATAAAGGCGGACGATTCAATAGTAAGGGAATTATTAGAATGAACTTCCCTTTGAGATTCTTCATGCAAAATTATAGAGTAAGCTTGAGCAGTGCTGGGAAGAGGCTTCATCATGAGAATGTTTCCTCTCACACCAGTAAAAGCATCATTAAGACCCATTAAAAATTGTATTAGTTGTTGGTCTTCATTCATTTTAATAATATGAGTCTTTGCTCCACAATCACAAGTACATTTGCAATTCATAAAGGTATTTAGGATTTTTAGTTGATCTCAAATTCTtttcaatttggtaaaatagcTTGCTACATCATTAGTACCTTGACTGACATTATTGAGCTCCCTTTGCAACTGAAAAAGCCTTACTCCATCGGCTTGACCATATTGATCTTCTAGCTCAATCCAAAGCTCCCTAGCTGTCTGGGAGTAAATTATGCTTTCAGAAATTTCCCTGCTAAGAGAGTTCAACAACCAAGCAATGACCATGTCATTGCATCTCCTCTACTGTTCAAACAGTGGTGAATCCCCAGCTGGGCATTTACAATCTCCAGTGATGAATCCAAGCTTGTTTTTAGCCGAGAGCGAGATAAGCACTCCTCTCCTCCAATTTCCATAGCACCTACCATCAAAAGTTATGTTCAGCAATAGCATACCTGGATTATCGGAAGGAGACAAGATATAAGGATGACAATTGTCCACTTGTAGAGATGTTTCCGATCCAGCTTTTTTAACGGGTGTTGATGAAGAAGAATCATCAACAGTAGTAGACATGATTTGAGAGAAATTCAGAAAGAAGATGTATGCTTCTATAGAAGCTTTGATaccatgaaatatttcaaagaatGAAAGAGCAAGAATTGAAAATTCTCTTCGTATTATTGTGTGTCATACCATATAGATTGCCATCGTATTTATAcacaaagaaaaactaaaaaagaaaaacctaaaagAATATTGTGAGCTGTCATTCTAGAATATTCTGCATAAACCGCCTCTAACTTATTctgaagataaaaaataaactaaatatatacatgaatggaaaaaataaaaataaccctAAGACACGTACAGATGACAAGGCCCAATATGACTGATGACTTTAAGCGTGCATCTActatctttatttctcttcttttagaaGCAGTAGAAACAGTGCAATTATTTTCTCCGGCAACAGTTATATGTGAGTTTTGATAGTTATATCATCTTCGAAGAAACAAGTTGCAGACAGAAGTCTAAtttgtttctctttttctctccATGTCTGCAACTTGTTTTTCGAAGACGATAAAAGTGGTTCTGCAACTTGTCCTATGTCTGCATCTTGTTTTTTGGAAATGAGATGGAAAACACCTTGGAATAAAATTAGACTTTCCTTTTATAATTGAATTTCCAACTCAGTGaaacaaaattattttatgtGAGTTATAATGTGACGTGACGGTTGTTAGTTTTGAGAGGTAAAATGAGCTTATTCACTCTCagcaagggtatttttgagcccaAAATCAAATGGAGGGTATAATTGATTCATTTTCAATAGTTGgatattttttcatccttttcgCTTAGGATTTTACTTTGCTTCCGTCATTAAAAAAGTCACTTTAAGtggattttaaaataatctcaataGAAAAATGATGTGGTAGCCTTAATTAGTGATGCATTTGCTTTTGCTATAGTACATTTGGTGCTCCAAGTATAAGCAAATATGCGTCAAAGTTCAAGACAATGAAAAAACTTAGTCTTTTTAACAAACTAGTAGTACTACATCTATTACCACCAGCTTGTTGACAATGACTATCGAAGGACGACAAGAGAGATCATTGAGTAAAAACTAATGGACACTTTTGAATATTCTCCACATAAACATGAGTGAGAATTGTTTGTTCAAAATGAAACATATGGAATTCTTGCCTCGCCTTGTGAAAATGTCAAGCATTTTCCTTTCTTGATTGCATAAAATTTCTGTTAGGCAATGTCAACGTGACGGCCTGAGAGAATGATATAGCAAAAGCAAAACTTCTCACGATAAATGAGTGATGCAATTTGGTACTctctccgttttaaaaagaatgatctactttgacttgacacaaaatttaagaaaataaagaaacttttgaatcttgtggccttaaattaaagttgtgtcaaatgtaccaaaattaTTGGCATATTACAAATTATTGGCATATGGGAAAAACATCAAATTTGTACACAAGAAAAAAGGAATTTAAAAGCAAGGGAGTTAAGTCACACGCTTCGCTTCGATAAACTTTAGGAAAGAAGAATActataagaggaaaatgctcAACTGCTTCAAACCAAGAAAACACCTAAGGGAAGCCATCGAAAAGATGCAAAATGCAAACAAAAATATGGGCAATATAGCACAAAGATGGAGAATTCTCAGTGGGAGTAACAATTGGGAAGACTTATTAGATCCACTTGACAATGATCTTCGTCGGTACCTCATTCATTATGGAGAAATGGTACAAGCAACTCGAGACGCCTTCAACAATGACAAGATGTCAAAGTATGCTGGAAGTTGCCGATATTCTAagaagaatctcttttctaaaacGGGGATTGAGATGTCCAATCCATTCAAATATGAGATAACCAAATATATTTACGCGACTTCATCTATACAAGTTGCAGAAGCATTCATCATAAAATCATTGTCGAGGGAAGCTTGGAGTAAAGAGTCAAATTGGGTTGGTTTTATTGCTGTGGCTACGGATGAGGGGAAAATCGCATTGGGAAGAAGAGATATAGTGATTACTTGGAGAGGAAGTGTTCAGACTATGGAATGGtttaatgattttgattttattcaagtTTCAGCCCCGATAATCTTTGGTGAAAATTCTGTACCCAAAGTTCATCACGGTTGGTATTCCCTTTATACTTCTGAAGATTCACGATCACCATTCAATAAGGCCAGTGCTAGAGACCAGGTAAATCCATTGAGCTCTAACGGAATAACAAAAATGTTTTGCAATAAAAGGGCTAGAAATTACTACTATTTCATTTTACTTGGCCCATATATATTAACTTGGCAAAACGTTGAGAAATTTTATTAGAATTGTATTTTACTAAACTAACTTTGTAAATGACATTATAGAACTCTAAATTTGATTACTACTATACTTTGTGTAGTTAGTATATAATACTAAGATAGTATGAGGAAAAATGATAGTAAATCTCATGAAAATCGATTTTTAGTATTGAtccaagtaaaatgaaacggagagagtagaTCTCTAAGTATTAGCGcactaaaaattattattgtcCCAAATACTAGTCGttttaacacactaaatttgtttccaacatatttgataaaaaacAGAAATCATTTATTATCTTATTTCACATTTACCATAATTAGTAATGTTTGGGTAGAGTAATAATCATGTTCTATTTAAGGTGCTTGGTGAAGTTCAAAGATTGGTGGAACTATACAAAAACGAGCAAGTTACCATAACAGTAACAGGGCATAGCATGGGGGCAGCCGCCGTAACATTAAATGCAGGGGATATGGTTTTCAATGGAATCAACAAAGGCTTTCCGGTCACAGCATTTCTATTTGCAAGTCCAAGAGTGGGAGATGAAAAATTCAAGAATGTCTTGTCCAAACTCGAACATCTTCGAGCTCTGAGAATTCAAAATGCCCCAGATATAGTTCCATATTACCCGTTGCTTGGCTACTCAGATGTTGGTGTCGAATTAATCATCGACACTAGGAAATCAGGCTATCTAAAAAGTCCTGGAGATCAAAGAAGGTGGCATAATATGGAATGTTACTTGCATGGAGTTGCTGGAACGCAAGGGTCAAAAGGAGGATTCAAGCTAGAAGTGGAACGGGATATTTCACTCGTTAACAAGCATTTGGACGCGTTAAAAGATGAATACAATGTACCTACTTCATGGTGGGTTGAGAAGAATAAAGGGATGGTTCAACAACAAGATGGATCCTGGATTCTCGTGGATCATGAAGATGACGAATTTTAGTTCTTTCTCCAgcaaagatatatatatatatatatatatatatatatatatatatataNNNNN comes from Capsicum annuum cultivar UCD-10X-F1 chromosome 2, UCD10Xv1.1, whole genome shotgun sequence and encodes:
- the LOC107861189 gene encoding phospholipase A1-II 1, producing MLNCFKPRKHLREAIEKMQNANKNMGNIAQRWRILSGSNNWEDLLDPLDNDLRRYLIHYGEMVQATRDAFNNDKMSKYAGSCRYSKKNLFSKTGIEMSNPFKYEITKYIYATSSIQVAEAFIIKSLSREAWSKESNWVGFIAVATDEGKIALGRRDIVITWRGSVQTMEWFNDFDFIQVSAPIIFGENSVPKVHHGWYSLYTSEDSRSPFNKASARDQVLGEVQRLVELYKNEQVTITVTGHSMGAAAVTLNAGDMVFNGINKGFPVTAFLFASPRVGDEKFKNVLSKLEHLRALRIQNAPDIVPYYPLLGYSDVGVELIIDTRKSGYLKSPGDQRRWHNMECYLHGVAGTQGSKGGFKLEVERDISLVNKHLDALKDEYNVPTSWWVEKNKGMVQQQDGSWILVDHEDDEF